The following coding sequences are from one Pigmentibacter sp. JX0631 window:
- a CDS encoding bacteriohemerythrin encodes MKNYYTSPFKLLLLLALSIFSIEFSIMIILSKVKLQDYFENPDLIEGFIDSSSLVICLFPILYLFTYKPLLASLKKLKKSEDKLKETNRVYEQFVPKQFLDLLGKKSITEIQKGHGVEKKITILFADIRDYTTLSEKNTPENTFTFLNKYLHEMNPIIMNDSGFIDKYIGDSIMALFPVNSEGAIKAAINMLETLNKINFYSNQVNPLNIGVGVHTGNVFLGTIGEQNRMESTVIGDAVNLASRLEKLTKIYGVKFLVTKSSLNNTSFFSIPDHRFIDWVKVKGKSRPISVYEIFLTDSPDLKEKKINTKLLFERGVANFHLKRIDIAANLFRNCLEINPEDNACKYYLERCLNYNKEHEEKESFDLLDLNWSSEYSINNKIVDMQHEELIEFINNLVNSIITNKSQEEILAICTFIENYSLKHFADEELFMEKYEFNEIDFHRNLHKQFISELGNIKSEIEKNNFDEAFLILKIQVFLLEWFIFHICEEDIKLKKIIPNKL; translated from the coding sequence TTGAAAAATTATTATACATCCCCTTTTAAATTACTTCTTCTATTAGCACTTTCAATTTTCTCAATTGAATTTTCTATAATGATTATTCTTTCAAAAGTTAAGTTACAAGATTACTTTGAAAATCCTGATCTCATTGAAGGTTTTATCGATTCTTCGTCTTTAGTAATTTGCCTTTTCCCAATTTTATATTTATTCACTTATAAGCCTTTATTAGCTAGCTTAAAAAAGCTAAAAAAATCAGAAGACAAGCTCAAAGAAACAAATAGAGTATATGAACAATTTGTTCCAAAGCAATTTCTTGATCTTTTAGGAAAAAAAAGTATTACAGAAATTCAAAAAGGACATGGTGTTGAAAAAAAAATTACTATATTATTTGCTGATATTCGTGACTATACAACGCTTTCAGAAAAAAATACACCCGAAAATACATTTACCTTTTTAAATAAGTATCTTCATGAAATGAATCCAATAATTATGAACGACTCAGGTTTTATAGATAAATATATAGGCGATTCAATAATGGCTTTATTCCCTGTTAACTCAGAAGGAGCTATAAAAGCTGCAATAAATATGCTTGAAACTTTGAATAAAATTAATTTCTATAGCAATCAAGTAAACCCTTTAAATATTGGAGTTGGAGTACATACTGGGAATGTTTTTCTTGGAACTATTGGTGAACAAAATAGAATGGAAAGTACAGTAATTGGAGATGCTGTTAATCTTGCATCAAGACTAGAAAAATTAACTAAAATATATGGAGTAAAATTTCTTGTAACAAAAAGCAGTTTAAATAATACAAGTTTTTTTTCCATACCAGATCACCGTTTTATTGATTGGGTAAAAGTAAAAGGGAAATCAAGGCCAATATCTGTATATGAAATTTTTTTAACAGATTCGCCTGATCTTAAAGAAAAAAAGATTAATACAAAATTACTCTTTGAAAGAGGAGTGGCAAATTTCCATTTAAAAAGAATTGATATTGCTGCAAATTTATTTCGAAATTGTTTAGAAATAAATCCAGAAGATAATGCTTGCAAGTACTATTTAGAACGCTGCTTAAATTACAATAAAGAACATGAAGAAAAAGAAAGTTTTGATTTACTTGATTTAAATTGGTCTTCCGAATACTCAATAAATAATAAAATTGTTGACATGCAGCATGAAGAGTTAATCGAATTCATTAATAATCTTGTGAATAGTATTATAACAAATAAAAGCCAGGAAGAAATTTTAGCTATTTGTACTTTCATAGAAAACTACTCATTAAAACATTTTGCTGATGAAGAACTGTTTATGGAAAAATATGAATTTAATGAAATTGATTTTCATAGAAATCTGCATAAACAATTTATTTCTGAATTAGGTAATATTAAATCAGAAATAGAAAAAAATAATTTTGATGAAGCTTTTCTAATTTTAAAAATTCAAGTTTTTCTTCTTGAATGGTTTATTTTTCATATTTGTGAAGAAGATATAAAATTAAAAAAAATTATTCCAAACAAGTTATAA
- a CDS encoding sulfite exporter TauE/SafE family protein, with product MIELLYFLLLGVFSGTIAGLLGLGGGIILVPSLIWIFQNGLNIHQEKLMHMTIATSMTTIVFTAIFSIYAHQKRKAIHWRAFKKLLIGMILGTLLGVFVASHLSSSFLKITFAFFLLIVALQIEFLGNPKAEKKFPGYLLSNIFGFFIGNLSALVGIGGGSLIVPLLLWFRVPIRNAIATSAACGLPIALSGAIGFIILGYKNSVNQSSGYVYWPAVFAIVPASLIFVPLGVKLAHRLPVEILKRIFAIFLIVISIKMLIGEFL from the coding sequence ATGATAGAACTACTTTATTTTCTTCTTCTTGGTGTTTTTTCTGGTACAATTGCTGGATTATTAGGTTTAGGTGGGGGTATCATTTTAGTTCCATCATTAATTTGGATATTTCAAAATGGACTGAATATTCATCAAGAAAAATTAATGCATATGACAATTGCTACATCAATGACAACCATCGTTTTTACGGCTATATTTTCAATATATGCACACCAAAAAAGAAAAGCAATTCACTGGCGAGCCTTTAAGAAACTTTTAATAGGTATGATTTTAGGTACGTTACTAGGCGTATTCGTCGCAAGCCATTTATCTAGTTCATTTTTAAAAATAACCTTTGCCTTTTTTCTGTTAATTGTAGCCTTGCAAATAGAATTTCTGGGAAATCCTAAAGCTGAAAAAAAATTTCCTGGGTATCTGTTAAGTAACATATTTGGATTTTTTATTGGAAACTTAAGTGCTTTGGTAGGAATTGGAGGAGGTTCTTTAATTGTTCCTCTTCTCCTCTGGTTTCGAGTTCCAATTCGGAATGCTATTGCAACTTCAGCGGCGTGTGGGTTACCAATTGCACTTTCTGGTGCTATTGGATTTATTATATTGGGCTATAAAAATAGTGTGAATCAATCTTCAGGATATGTATACTGGCCTGCTGTTTTTGCAATTGTTCCTGCTAGCTTAATATTTGTTCCTTTAGGAGTAAAATTAGCGCATCGATTGCCGGTCGAAATATTAAAGAGAATCTTTGCAATTTTTCTAATTGTAATTAGTATCAAAATGCTTATAGGTGAATTTTTATAG
- a CDS encoding NAD(P)/FAD-dependent oxidoreductase yields the protein MHDRRQFLKKTTSSLSFALLSKLTFPAFSVTDTDLDLAIIGGGLAGLTLGHKLKHQQLKACVFEANPERLGGRIRTLRNFNDHFVELGGEHINSDHKNIMNICNELKVEVVKVDSVLAENKNLDLFYANKHFLNQDELNSVSNIMLNIIKKDLKNMPKDKLGNIIWPDFENKNPLWKKFDNTSISEYLNNYKNEIPDWFVKLISNSMTILNATDSSLQPSIALMQFFPNSIDSKKFSIWQNCDESYKIKDGNSSLIENLAKSVNEHFPIKLGHKIIDIKDKINFFLLTFETENGLKEVKAKRVVFALPAKILPQIAGLSNLELTATKKQAIKKYGFGNSSKTILGFKERFWLNESTVNPLLKRLGSDEFNGVIWDCTKNQKSKTGALTRFNGGNIGNSIKKDEFNGTLKFYEKLWPNVFSFYEKKSAYINWGNEPYVQGSYSSPLIGQMTTLYGCWDKSELNDRLHFIGEHTSKDYYGYMEGACQTAIDLALKLNNKTT from the coding sequence ATGCATGATCGTAGACAATTTTTAAAAAAAACAACTTCATCCCTATCTTTTGCTTTACTGTCTAAACTTACATTTCCAGCATTTTCTGTAACAGATACTGATCTTGATCTTGCCATTATCGGTGGTGGACTAGCGGGACTAACTTTAGGACATAAACTAAAACATCAGCAGTTAAAAGCTTGTGTATTTGAAGCAAATCCAGAAAGATTGGGAGGAAGAATTAGGACTCTAAGAAATTTTAATGACCATTTTGTAGAGCTTGGTGGAGAGCATATTAATTCTGATCATAAAAATATAATGAATATCTGTAATGAATTAAAAGTTGAAGTTGTTAAGGTAGATTCCGTACTGGCTGAAAACAAAAATTTGGACTTATTCTATGCAAATAAACATTTTCTAAACCAAGATGAATTAAATTCTGTATCAAATATAATGCTGAATATCATAAAAAAAGATCTTAAAAACATGCCAAAAGATAAATTAGGTAATATTATTTGGCCTGATTTTGAAAATAAAAATCCATTGTGGAAAAAATTTGATAATACTAGTATAAGTGAATATCTGAATAATTATAAAAATGAAATTCCAGATTGGTTTGTTAAACTTATTAGTAACTCAATGACTATCCTAAATGCAACTGATTCATCGTTACAACCAAGTATTGCTTTGATGCAGTTTTTTCCAAATAGCATTGATTCTAAAAAATTTTCAATTTGGCAAAATTGTGATGAGTCTTACAAAATTAAAGATGGAAATAGTAGTTTAATTGAAAATTTAGCAAAAAGCGTTAATGAACATTTTCCAATCAAATTAGGACATAAAATTATTGACATAAAAGACAAAATAAATTTCTTTTTATTAACTTTTGAAACAGAAAATGGATTAAAAGAAGTAAAAGCTAAAAGAGTTGTTTTTGCATTGCCAGCAAAAATTTTACCGCAAATTGCGGGCTTGTCTAATTTGGAATTAACAGCAACCAAAAAACAAGCAATAAAAAAATATGGATTTGGAAATAGTTCTAAAACAATTTTAGGCTTTAAAGAAAGATTTTGGCTCAATGAATCTACTGTAAATCCTTTATTGAAAAGATTAGGAAGCGACGAATTTAATGGAGTTATATGGGATTGTACTAAAAATCAAAAAAGTAAAACTGGTGCATTAACTAGATTTAATGGTGGAAATATTGGAAATAGTATTAAAAAAGATGAATTTAATGGTACGTTAAAATTTTACGAAAAATTATGGCCAAATGTCTTCAGTTTTTATGAGAAAAAAAGCGCATATATCAATTGGGGAAATGAGCCATATGTCCAAGGTTCATATTCAAGCCCACTCATTGGGCAAATGACTACATTATATGGATGTTGGGATAAAAGTGAATTAAATGATCGATTACATTTTATAGGTGAACATACAAGTAAAGACTATTATGGATACATGGAAGGAGCTTGTCAAACAGCAATCGATTTAGCCTTAAAGTTAAATAATAAAACAACTTAA
- a CDS encoding ABC transporter ATP-binding protein: protein MRHMPKNLFLFIWNFLKPYKFIVFLYISIPMAAGFMGPLNSYLLKIIINTLSQSVQNSIENILFPLIFLVLNFIMLDNVTWRSISYINYKYQPVIKNKIIYDTFQYIISLQQAFFQDNLSGKIASHINTLSDNIIKILYPILPHFLRNFSLLIISLFLVYHVNISFFYIMITWAIVFFSFSFIMSIKLVNLSDKYAESESNISGYLVDSISNVNNIRLFAKNNFELSSLNNLLLIRKKTFKKEELFIFIMNVTQGLLITIMLIFMIVNLVHFYKASLVTIGDFALILGVTMEIAYITWFTMSQVNEFHQALGKCKQSLSNLIVPLEVQDHKNAKEIFVKKGKIEFLNVKFQYNGMEALFQNKSVIIEAGQKVGLVGFSGGGKTTFINLILRIYDVTSGSILIDNQNIQFVTQESLRKSIAMIPQEPSLFHRTILENIHYGNIEATMDEVIAASKKAKAHSFIMNLPEGYHSLVGERGVKLSGGQKQRIAIARAILKNSPIIILDEATSQLDSVTESDIQNSLAELMESKTTIVIAHRLSTLLHMDRILVFNQGKIEEDGSHNELIKKNGLYKKLWDAQVGGFILD from the coding sequence ATGCGTCATATGCCTAAAAATTTATTTCTATTTATTTGGAATTTTCTTAAACCTTATAAGTTTATCGTCTTTTTGTATATATCAATTCCAATGGCTGCTGGATTTATGGGGCCTTTAAATAGTTACTTATTGAAAATTATTATCAATACTTTATCACAATCAGTGCAAAATTCAATTGAAAACATACTTTTTCCATTGATATTTTTGGTATTAAATTTCATTATGCTTGATAATGTAACTTGGCGTTCAATAAGTTACATTAATTATAAGTATCAGCCTGTGATTAAAAATAAAATTATATATGATACATTTCAATATATTATTTCTTTACAACAAGCATTTTTTCAAGATAATTTATCTGGAAAAATTGCAAGTCATATTAATACACTATCAGATAATATCATAAAAATACTTTATCCAATATTACCGCACTTTTTAAGGAATTTTTCCCTCCTTATTATTTCTTTATTTTTAGTATATCATGTAAATATTTCCTTTTTTTATATAATGATTACGTGGGCAATTGTCTTTTTTTCTTTTAGTTTTATTATGTCAATAAAACTTGTTAATTTATCTGATAAATATGCTGAGTCAGAATCAAACATATCAGGTTATTTAGTAGATTCTATTTCTAATGTTAATAATATTAGATTATTTGCAAAGAATAACTTTGAGCTATCTTCTTTAAATAATTTATTATTGATTAGAAAAAAAACATTTAAAAAAGAAGAATTATTTATTTTTATTATGAATGTAACTCAAGGTTTACTAATAACAATAATGTTAATTTTTATGATAGTAAATTTAGTACATTTTTATAAAGCAAGTCTTGTGACAATAGGTGATTTTGCCTTAATTTTGGGGGTCACTATGGAAATAGCTTATATTACATGGTTTACTATGTCACAAGTAAATGAATTTCATCAGGCGTTAGGTAAATGTAAACAAAGTCTTTCAAATTTAATTGTCCCTTTAGAAGTACAAGATCATAAAAATGCTAAAGAGATATTTGTGAAAAAAGGAAAAATTGAATTTTTGAATGTTAAATTTCAATACAATGGAATGGAGGCTTTATTTCAAAATAAATCAGTAATAATTGAAGCTGGTCAGAAAGTTGGTCTTGTAGGTTTTTCTGGAGGTGGAAAAACTACATTTATAAATTTGATACTAAGAATTTATGATGTGACATCTGGAAGTATACTTATAGATAACCAGAATATTCAATTTGTTACTCAAGAGAGTTTAAGAAAATCGATAGCTATGATTCCACAAGAACCATCTTTATTTCATCGAACAATTTTAGAAAACATTCACTATGGTAATATTGAAGCAACAATGGATGAAGTTATCGCAGCATCAAAAAAAGCAAAAGCACATTCATTTATCATGAATTTACCTGAAGGATATCATTCCTTAGTAGGTGAAAGAGGTGTTAAGTTATCTGGAGGCCAGAAACAAAGAATAGCTATAGCAAGAGCAATACTTAAAAACTCTCCAATAATAATTTTAGATGAAGCAACTTCGCAACTAGATTCTGTTACTGAATCTGATATTCAAAATAGTTTAGCAGAACTTATGGAAAGTAAAACTACAATTGTAATTGCACATAGACTTTCTACTCTTTTACACATGGACAGAATTTTAGTATTTAATCAAGGAAAAATAGAAGAAGATGGATCTCACAATGAGCTCATAAAGAAAAATGGGTTATATAAGAAGTTGTGGGATGCTCAAGTGGGAGGATTTATTCTCGATTAA
- a CDS encoding leucine-rich repeat domain-containing protein: protein MTYLKYSSALLLTFFIPVTASENNYYANDGEVVYLVENTRGILNAKIAKKKGKVTTGGIDEAQSELSDYTLNLSKDSSNKFSIILDKTIQQDYKCFEVAFTFSNSHAFNSHTIKSYAYISKLPKSLNTATQCKYLLLVNGIESKKIDILLNYSFKKWCQLNSGFDASKTAKMISNTCDTSLVKNLTTLDLAGKKIEDISSLSGLTKLKELKLEYNNLSYIPESIFSGLKDLEKIYLLKNQIKNLAPETFTNNKKLIELSLSYNNLSRLPENLFKELINLESLRLISNQISQLEPNIFAKNLKLQQLELSTNLLTSLPDNIFSELKELKKLKLNFNKINKLSSTIFSQNTMLVTLDLNGNELTSIPENLFKELNNLEVLMLKSNKIKQLSSATFVLNTKLKGLHLGHNDLTHIPDDLFTSSKNLESLWIHRNQISQLSSFTFAHNKKLKELALNHNLLTHIPNGIFSNLKELELLWINDNPVRNFDKSMLIQNPKLEKLTLPQ, encoded by the coding sequence ATGACTTACTTAAAATATAGCAGTGCTTTATTGCTTACATTTTTTATACCAGTTACCGCAAGTGAAAATAATTATTATGCTAATGATGGTGAAGTGGTTTACCTTGTAGAGAATACTAGGGGTATTTTAAATGCAAAAATAGCAAAAAAAAAGGGAAAAGTTACAACTGGAGGAATAGATGAAGCACAGTCCGAGCTTTCTGACTATACTTTAAATTTATCAAAAGACTCTAGTAATAAATTTTCTATAATATTAGATAAAACAATCCAACAAGATTATAAATGCTTTGAGGTGGCTTTTACCTTCTCTAATAGCCATGCTTTTAATAGCCATACTATTAAAAGCTATGCTTATATATCCAAATTACCAAAATCACTAAACACGGCAACTCAATGTAAATATCTGTTGCTAGTAAATGGTATAGAAAGCAAAAAAATTGATATTTTATTGAATTATTCATTTAAGAAATGGTGTCAATTAAATTCAGGATTTGATGCAAGTAAAACTGCTAAAATGATAAGTAATACTTGTGATACAAGTCTAGTAAAAAATTTAACAACTTTAGACCTTGCTGGAAAAAAAATAGAGGATATAAGTTCTTTATCTGGACTCACGAAGTTGAAAGAATTAAAACTAGAATATAACAATCTTTCTTACATTCCTGAAAGTATATTTTCTGGTTTAAAAGATTTAGAAAAAATATATCTTTTGAAAAACCAGATAAAGAATTTAGCTCCTGAAACTTTTACAAATAATAAAAAACTAATCGAACTTTCTTTAAGCTATAATAATCTCTCTCGCTTACCAGAGAATCTATTTAAAGAATTAATTAATTTGGAGTCATTACGCCTCATTTCGAATCAAATATCTCAACTAGAACCTAACATCTTTGCTAAAAATTTAAAATTGCAACAACTTGAACTAAGCACTAATCTGCTTACAAGTCTGCCTGATAACATATTTTCTGAATTGAAAGAACTGAAAAAATTAAAGTTGAATTTCAATAAAATAAATAAATTATCTTCTACTATCTTTTCTCAAAATACCATGCTTGTCACATTAGATCTAAACGGTAATGAACTTACAAGTATCCCAGAAAATCTTTTTAAAGAGTTAAATAATTTAGAAGTTCTGATGCTAAAGAGTAATAAAATAAAACAATTGTCCTCAGCTACTTTTGTTCTTAATACAAAATTAAAAGGATTACATCTAGGCCACAATGATCTTACACATATCCCAGATGATCTCTTTACTAGTTCAAAAAATTTAGAAAGTCTTTGGATTCATAGAAATCAAATATCCCAATTATCATCTTTTACGTTTGCACATAATAAAAAGCTGAAAGAACTCGCTTTAAATCATAACCTTCTTACACACATTCCAAATGGGATATTTTCTAATTTAAAAGAGCTAGAATTATTATGGATTAATGATAACCCTGTCAGAAATTTTGATAAATCAATGCTTATTCAAAATCCTAAATTAGAAAAACTAACACTGCCGCAATAA
- a CDS encoding transporter substrate-binding domain-containing protein: MKIIILLCLNFNFAFADRENYKIYTEDFQPPLNMLKNEKVTGLGTELLIELLKRANFSYNITVLPWARAMIQVQNEENSILYSVARTPEREDLYKWVGPIIKNRWVFIARNDFKQKITTLDQVKKYIVGGYISDGFTNFLLHNGFKRGENLDIAFNQRNNILKLEKKRIDLLAIGEIQGKWLAKQMHISNIHSVFSVKEIKIFIAFNKKTSDLVINNLNSILLKMKTEKGVTDIYKKYGAEQNIN; this comes from the coding sequence TTGAAAATAATAATCCTTCTTTGTTTGAATTTTAATTTTGCCTTTGCAGATCGGGAAAATTATAAAATTTATACTGAAGATTTTCAGCCTCCTCTGAATATGTTAAAAAATGAGAAAGTGACGGGATTAGGCACAGAACTCTTAATAGAATTATTGAAAAGGGCGAATTTTTCTTATAACATCACAGTTTTACCTTGGGCTAGAGCAATGATTCAAGTTCAGAATGAAGAAAACTCAATACTCTATTCGGTTGCCCGCACTCCAGAACGTGAAGATTTATATAAATGGGTTGGGCCAATTATTAAAAATAGATGGGTCTTTATTGCTCGCAACGATTTTAAACAAAAGATTACTACATTAGATCAGGTTAAAAAATACATTGTTGGAGGCTATATTTCTGATGGGTTCACAAATTTTCTTCTGCACAATGGTTTTAAAAGAGGTGAAAATTTAGATATTGCTTTCAATCAAAGAAACAATATTTTAAAACTTGAAAAAAAAAGAATCGATCTTTTAGCTATCGGGGAAATTCAAGGAAAATGGTTAGCTAAACAAATGCATATCAGTAATATTCATTCTGTTTTTTCAGTAAAAGAAATTAAAATTTTCATTGCATTTAACAAAAAAACAAGTGACTTAGTTATAAATAATTTAAATAGTATATTGCTAAAAATGAAGACGGAAAAAGGTGTTACAGATATTTACAAAAAATATGGAGCGGAACAGAATATCAATTAA